AAAAATCCAATCACTTCCTACTGACAAGAAATGAAAAGCATCAACCTTTGTTCATTCAATTGTCCACCTTTGTTTAAACATCCTGATCATATTATTTTGCTCCAAACAAAGACTAcccaaaaaggaaacaaagagaaataaaaacaaattttatttttaaaatgtatattaactACCTAAACAGCTCAAAGAAATATACTAAGCAATCTAAACAatatttctctgtgtgtgtgtgtgtgtgatgattGCATAGTAGTCAatggaaagaaattagaaaaatgttcCATCTTTAGAATGCTTCTAAGAAagctaaaaatacaaaatggcagAATAAAGAGTCAGTTCATTTCAGAAAAGAGGAAGGCAACCAATATTTTCAGAGAGCATTGAGTTTTTATAGGGTAGTTGCCAGGATACTGAATTACATCAACCTGATGTTGTGGCTGTGTGCTTAGAGATCTCCATTCTTCTTCCTGATCGTCAATGTTCATTTCTCAGTATGCATTTTTTACCTACAAGAATCTCTCTCCACTATAAGGCATCTAGATATAGGTTAGGAAAATCTAATGAGAGCAACAAAATATGATACTACAATAAAACATTGTTTATGTTGTCTATTATTTTAAAGAGGTCAGTGTTATGATGATAGAATGGAGGCCAATGCATTTTAACAGAGTAAGCAGTAAGGGAATTTGGGacagttacattttttttcagtttttacattttgtttcatGTAGACATGGATTTCCAAGAGCGACACATATGAAACAACAAAAAGTGAAAACAACAGATGACTGGATGTATTACAATATCTGGATAAATCAATCTAAAAGAACATTTAAACAAGGACATCTGTTCTTGCTTAATTTTTATAGTTGTTACTGTTGGTTCTGGTGGTGGAAGTGacaatggtgatgatggtgatgattttggtgatgatgataataatttaatgagaaatcattttttaactATCATCTTCCTGATGGTTTCCTTCACATCATTGTTCCTCAGACTGTATATTAGGGGGTTCAGCATGGGGATGAGTACTGTATAGAAAACTGAGCCCACTTTGATGGTGAACCAGGAGCTTTTGGTATTGGGGATGCAATAGAGGAAAAGCACCGTTCCATAGAAGATTCCAACAGCTGTCAGATGAGAGGCACAAGTGGAGATGGCCTTTTGTTGCACCCTAGCTGAATTCTTCTTCATGAGAGTTGCAAAAATTACAACATAAGAAGAGCATATGAACATGAGTGTACTCAACATATTAAAATTTGCAACTACGAAAAGGATCAACTCACTATCATGCCTATCAGAACAGGAGGCCGAGAGTATGCCAGAATACTCACAGAGAAAATTATCAATGATGTTAGTCCCACAAAAAGACAATAGAAGGAGTGAGACAACATAGACAAGAGAGAAGACAATTCCCCAGGCATATGCTGCAGTCACCAGCAGGATACAACGTTTCTGGGACATGATAACCATATATAAAAGGGGATTACAAATGGCCACAAAACGATCATAAGCCATCACGGCCAAAATGAATATGTCTGTCAAAGCACAGCCACCAAAGAAGAAGAATTGTGTGAAGCACATAGGCAGAGATATTGTCTTATCTGTTGCAACTAAGTTTTCCAACAGCTTTGGGGTGACAGAAGAGGAGTAACAGAAATCCACAAAGGACAaatgtttaaggaaaaaatacattggaGTCTGTAGTTTGGGGTTTATAGTAATAATTGCAATCATTCCAAGATTCCCAATCACAGAGATTATATAGATGATcaagaaaaccagaaagagaaGAATCTGAAAGTCTGGGTAATCAGAGAATCCCAAGAGAATGAATAAAACTGGAGCACTCTGATTTCTATTAAAGATCATCCTGGTTAAAGctgaaattaatttgaaaataaatcctGAAAAACAGAATAGTACAATAAGAGGGTCAAAGATAATAGGCTGAAGAGAGgtttaaataaattattacaaTCTATGgccatttaaattaattaaacatttatttgatGAAAGCCAATTTTTCCTATTAGATTAAGGATCAGCCCCCAAATGAAAAAGTCTTGGATTCTGATCTTAACTCTGATACATACTAGCACATCACCCTGAATCAATAACAGCTTCTCAGAGCCCCAGGCAACTCCAAGTTAGCCAATCTATTTTGGattaatttcaaagtaaaatctatttaaatcataTAAATTAGGGAGCAAGACaaaaattataatcatatttCAGTTGTGAAATTATGATTTATTGAAGAGTCAAATAATTCAGACAtgagaaatacataaaaaagatggatgaggaaaaggaaaaataaaattgacttgtTTTAGAGGAGATTAGAGGAGATATTCGGGGGATAAATGAGAGGGGTTTAGAATTAGGAGTAATCAATAGGGTATAAAATGATTCTGCACACGATAGTCATAAAACACAGAAAATGTGGCAAATAGGAACAATATCCAAATGTTTTAGATGCCAAAAGGGGAAAATCCAAATAAATAAGTTTGCTTCTTTGCATAGCTTTTTTCTGTGCCCAGACAGGAATAAAGCAAAATGatcttactttttaatttttcactaCTCAGATTCTAGATATTGTATCTGTAATCTTCTCCCTCATCATTTAGCCTAGGTTTCCAAAATCTAGATATTCCCATTTAGACTTTCATTGCTCTTctttcatcaatcattttttttttgttttttgttcatttttttcttctcttaatgatTTCTGTGATTTCTCAAATTAAAGTGAGTCCtgtcaaaattgatcatttttgtaGCCTATGCTATTGGCCAAAGGCTAAATTCTGAAATCTGTAACAAATGGTTATAAGTTTGGATTATCCATCTTTCCTCTTGTTAATTGTTCTAACCGTCTCAGGGAAATGGATGATTAGTAACTGGAAAAATCTGTGAAGTTATTCTTGTGTGAATCACATAAGGCTAAAAGATAATAATGTAAAGATGATAAACTAGTGAGTAAATGTGTAACCTGATCTAACCATTGAAAGGTATAAATGCCTGCTCACAATTGTCCTCACCACAGATGTTCTCtgcttataataaataataaatcctgGAGAATAAACTTTATTTCTACCTTAAATTTCTGCTGTTTTATTTtcactataaatatttgttttatgggCCAATAGGAAACATTTAACATTAACTTCAAAATTTGTAGTTCAGACTTTCATAAATCTTTATATTCTCAATCTTTCCAGAATGAAAAATAGTCCCCTCTAACCAGGTAAAAATATGTTTGctaattttttcaaattcacCAAATACATGTGAATTTGAGAATCCATTAAATCATCTAGTCAATAAAGGCAAATGATTGAGTGATGAAAAGTAGTTTGGAAATCATATTCAGGAAACAAATCCCTTTATCCTctaatgtaatctttttttttgatttttcataagCCTTTGTTCTCTTTCTTATCATTTTCAATTATAATTTGGATATTCAAAGCTTTACTCATCTGTCATGTTGGAAAATGCTAACGTCCAGAAGATTTGAACAAAGAGATATTTACTATGTAGTTGTGTCTAACCTGCAATCCTAATGAGCAGCTGTCAACTTTGAATTTGTTGTTGTGCCCCTTGGCGCTGTGGGTTGCATTGTATTTATGAATGGGTTTTGAATTCTAAACTGGGTCCTAAACAGGTTTTTTTTGGTCCATGCAATCCAAAATACTTAAAAAGATTAGATACCTTTGGAACTGTTTCCTCTACTAATTTTGTTCttgcttttcaattttgataGTTGCAGTAATAGTTGTAATAGAAATTATAGCACAATGGCAGGGGGAATAAGTATCCCTGATAGTGGAACTATTTCTTCCATCTCGGCTCAAATTGACTCACTCTCAGGGAAATCTCTGGTGCTTACTCCCCAGTTTTGTGCTATAATGGTTGTTAAATCTATTTCTGCATGAGACAATATCAGGCTATCTAGAAagttaaaggaaatatttaactTGATAACCTGACATTCAAGTCTTATTTTAATCTAAACCATAGTGACTTCCACAGTCTTATCTCGATAATATTCTACTAAATTGTTGTTTCAGGCAAAATTTACTAATCATAATTCTCTGAAATACatgaatttttctccttcctgcaTTTAGGCACACAATTACCCCACCTGAAATGCACTCACTTTTTCTGCCCCATTTCCTTCAGGATCTGTTTTAGTTTGACTTTTTCCACAATCATTTTCTGAGTAGCCATTTCAAATGACTGTACCTTCTCCAAAAACAGATTATCTATAACAGTCCATGATCATTTAGTCTCTGATATCTGCATTTGGTTTTTCGATCTGTTGTCTCTTCCCACAGACTATGAGTTATTGAATTCAGAGACTGGTACCTCTTTACATCCTTGGTGTTTATCTCAGTgttctcaaaataaaaatcaacaacTAAATGTGAAAGATGATAGTTTAAAGGATGATTTAAGAGATACACCTACCTCCTTTGCCTGGAAGTTCCTTTCTGATCAAGAAATTTTCTGGCACCAATACTTGTttctgaaaaggaaatagaaggagTTTTCTGTAATCACCAGATTATGGATGATTGTTTCCTAGATCCATGGAACAATGAATGTACAGTTTGGATAAGGTAGTAAACAATGACCATTAGTAGGAAAAAACACTTTCTGACAAATTTGATCAGAATTAGAATAAACTCAATAATGGATGAGTataatctataaaaatggaaacctaaatctttttttttaactgactgCAGCAAGATAATTAAAATCTCCCCTTTCAAAGCAAAATTCAAAGGGAGAGGCTTATGTTTTTGTACCTAGAAGTGAGTCCAGAACAGTTGCTGTCAGTTTTATTTCTATCTCAAAACAAAGTGAAAGAGCTTCCAGAGACTAATGAGTTTGCCTGTCTAGGGCCCAAATAAGTAACCAGAGGAAATCCAGCCTTCAGGGAATAGAATTTTCTTGAAATCATAGGGGACAGTTACTGTTAGAAGTTTATTATCCATTCATATTATATGCTACTGactaaaacctttttttttttaccaatattAATGAAGAGGTCTACTGAGTTAAAGTAAAAGGagataattctattttaaaatattgtaaataaataCCTACTTAAATAATTGAATCATAGTAGGGTGGGATAGTGATTGTCCAGCATAAGAATACTGTATATAGGTATTCCTAAACAGGGTAACAGACCCTGTTTAAGATATAGAAttatttcttcccttattttttatCTATTGTTTTACTGGTTGTTTCAAATCCCAATTAGAATCCTCccttctgaagaatttttttttctggtcacgCCTTATTGTTGGtacttctttccattttattatttctaattatataagatataaattatagggtttttttttagtaatttcgTCCTCTTGGGAATATCTGCTCTTTATCCCTAACTTTTAtctctctttgtatttctagtgcttAGTGTATTAGTGTACTTATAGACACATTGTAGCCATACAATCATAACTTACATTTACATAGCATTAATCTCATCACATTggaaataaatgttattattatctccaattttcagatgaggaaaaatgaattcattagCAGGCAGAAACTTCCagaggtcacatagcttgtaagtggATAAAGCCATTTTtgtactcagatcttccagaAGCTAACACCAGAGCTTTATCCACAGTCTTCATTTAATTGCCTTATTTCTTAAATCCTGAATGACACCAGCATAAGTTATGAATGAAATGGTAACTTTCAGAGTCCGTGAAAGACCCCCAAAAATCACATggtaacaatattataaaaaatgatcaCTTCTATTGCAAAGGAAACAAAAGCTTGAGCATCACTTCCTAAATAACACACTTTGCAatgcaaaacaaatgaaaaaaaagataatagcttctttaaaattagaattggaccaacagaagaacctggaaaacatcatgcaggaaattataagagaaatctGCCCCAACCTACTAAACAAGATAACAAGAtatcaattgaaagaatccacagaaccctccagaaagagacccagaATGAAAACTCTAAGGGTTGtaatagacaaattccagagagaatatgaaaacagcaaaaagaaaacatttcagatACAAAGGTAACACAATCAGGCTAACACAGGATCAGAAGGACTGGAATAACAATCAGAGAGCTAAGGATTTGGGATTGCAAcacagaatgtactaccctgaaaaattcagcatatattaatagtcagggaaaaaagatgaatgttcaatgaagtagaggacttccagaacttTCTGACAAAGACcaaaattgaacagagaattctgaagtgttacattaaaaaaaaggtaagtgaaaaagggactgaagaaataaaactgttttaaacCAAAGTTGGTctctaaaaggaaagaaataacaattcaaattctttaatatttttcttctttaaggaaaattagaaggtagaagaaaattgaagagaatgaagctaaaggataGGGATATAATTGGGTGTTTTCTCTcagttgaagaggtccaagatggcATCTCTATATTTGAGAGCAAAAAgccctgggggaaaaaaatcaggagtGTTAACTTCAAATTAAGTGTTTCATTATACTATAATTCACTTTAATCATAAGGTGCTGAACACCTTGTCTAataagggcatcataaactgtgaggataTGAGACAATATCAATggcttacaatcatttgtaaagttctcagtgagaacTGTAAGAACTGTAATTAACTGTAAGAAAGcatcttcaagattcttacagttaattagatcagcatcCCATGCTTTACTTAATAAAGGCTAAAGTACCCAGGGGGCATTAAGGGGGAGCCACAATAGGCTTTGGCCCACTTCACAAAATGGTAAGGGAGGGGAAGGTGGGgagtaaagtgtgaaagaaaatagttttggggtcaggaggggcacaaatagttcaagaaacaTATGGCTTTGTATGATACTTTGGCTCCAGAAGAGTACTATTGGgtgtacttgaaaagggggtgaggctaaaatgattataattacgATTTGATGCAATTTGCCAATCTTgctaatcaagcaatcaagtaaacaatctgtgatgatatcttgatgaCAATAGGAACTtctcaagcaatcaaataatggAACTGTGATGGACTATActtgaataaaaaatattagagcaccaagggaaaatggcaagaaaggagaatgtgaatgctgagtaaattctattccatAGATTTAACCAAGTGAGGGAATTATACATTCTCAAgtgggtttaaaaaaatctaatttaatctacAGCTAGTGGGGGTGGggcaaggaatggaaagagaagggaagaaaggattgataaaagggaagggaaaatataagtgaaaagaaaccaaaagttaaattcctaaaagaaaaataaaaggggaaaggtagaaaaaatttggtgaggaggaataagagaaaaagaaagagataaatataagtggagaaagatagcatgaagggaaaaaaaacaaattaacaatcccaattaaatagcaaattcgaaattctgaaaatcaaggaattgattaataaaataggaagcaagaaaaccattgatctcataaataaaactaagagttgattctTTGAAAAAGCCAGTAAAATAGACAAACCCCATGGTTAATCtgatgtaaaaaaagaaagaacat
The Macrotis lagotis isolate mMagLag1 chromosome 3, bilby.v1.9.chrom.fasta, whole genome shotgun sequence genome window above contains:
- the LOC141516944 gene encoding olfactory receptor 5D18-like is translated as MIFNRNQSAPVLFILLGFSDYPDFQILLFLVFLIIYIISVIGNLGMIAIITINPKLQTPMYFFLKHLSFVDFCYSSSVTPKLLENLVATDKTISLPMCFTQFFFFGGCALTDIFILAVMAYDRFVAICNPLLYMVIMSQKRCILLVTAAYAWGIVFSLVYVVSLLLLSFCGTNIIDNFLCEYSGILSASCSDRHDSELILFVVANFNMLSTLMFICSSYVVIFATLMKKNSARVQQKAISTCASHLTAVGIFYGTVLFLYCIPNTKSSWFTIKVGSVFYTVLIPMLNPLIYSLRNNDVKETIRKMIVKK